GGCTTTCTGCAAGCTTTCTTTGAAGGTCCGGCCAATGGCCATGACTTCACCAACAGACTTCATTGCTGTTGTCAAAGTTGGTTCTGCACCCGGGAATTTTTCAAATGCGAAGCGAGGGATCTTTGTGACGACATAGTCGATTGTTGGTTCAAACGATGCCGGGGTCGCGCCGCCGGTGATGTCGTTTTCCAACTCATCCAGTGTGTAGCCAACAGCTAGTTTTGCCGCGATTTTAGCAATCGGGAAACCTGTTGCTTTGGAGGCCAGAGCAGAGGAGCGGGATACGCGTGGGTTCATCTCAATAACGATGAGACGACCATCAGCCGGGTTTACAGCGAACTGAACGTTGGACCCGCCGGTTTCCACGCCGATCTCGCGCAGAACAGCAATCGAGGCGTTCCGCATGATCTGGTATTCTTTGTCCGTCAGCGTCAAAGCAGGGGCGACGGTGATGGAATCGCCAGTGTGAACGCCCATCGGGTCAATGTTTTCAATGGAACAGATGATGATGCAGTTATCCGCCGTATCGCGGACCACTTCCATCTCGTATTCTTTCCAGCCGAGCAAGCTTTCGTCGATGAGGACCTGGCCGTTTGGTGAGGCATCAATACCGGAGCGAACAATCTGTTCGAATTCTTCACGGTTATAAGCGACGCCGCCGCCTGTGCCGCCGAGGGTAAACGCTGGACGAATGATCGCTGGCAGGCCGATGGTATCAATCTGGCTCATGGCTATTGCGTAGCCCGCTCCACGATCATACCCGACGATGTTACCCTCATCGTTTAGGATTGGAGGAGAAGAGGCGATTGCTGCGCGTGGGTTTTCAAGGCCGATCTTGTCCATGGCCGCGCGGAATTTCTCGCGATCCTCAGCTTTGTCGATTACCTCAGCGCGGGCGCCAATCATCTCAACGTTGTATTTTTTCAGCACGCCCAGACGATCAAGCTCCAGCGCGCAGTTCAGCGCTGTCTGTCCGCCCATGGTTGGCAGCAGAGCGTCCGGCTTTTCCTTTGCGATGATCTTCTCAACGGCGTCTGCCGTGATGGGCTCGATGTAGGTTGCGTCAGCTAGATCCGGGTCCGTCATGATGGTTGCCGGATTAGAGTTCACCAAGATTATGCGGTAGCCCTCATCTCGCAGTGCCTTACAAGCCTGAGTACCGGAGTAATCGAACTCACAGGCTTGACCAATCACGATAGGTCCAGCCCCGATGATCATGATAGATTGGATGTCATTGCGTTTAGGCATGGTGACTCACATATGCTCGCGTTTAAGCACCAGCGCGCCCGAATGGTGCTCTGGTGGATCCTTCATAGGAGTATGTCGGCTGAGCGCGTGTTATATAAAAGGTTGGAGCGTTTATAAACCCCGACGAACGCCTATTTCCGAAATAATCCGTTTTTTTTCTCAAGACTTAGGGGGAGTTTCTTCAGCTAAAGTCGTAGTCATGACGGCTTCTTGCCCATTAAAGTCAGAAATTCCTTTGCTTAAGGCATAACAAGCAAGGCGCACAGACTTCGGAATTTCAACTGGTTTACCGTCTCGGTTGCCATTTTCATAATATTGAATCATCCGTTTTTTTAGGCCGAGGTGTTCTGCTGCCTCTTTTTGTTTGTAGCCGAGTGCTTTGCGCCATGCCCGAAACTGTGATGGTTTCATGATACTAACCCGATGATTCAGATAGGAAAATGTTATTCTACAGGCTGAAACTTAACAGTCTGCCTTGGCATTATTGCATATAACGGGGAAATAAAAACGCACTTGAGGCGTTGAATTCGTTGAAAAGTAGGCATGTGAGTTTCAAGCGCAGAAATTGCCATGTCGAAGCCAAAGGAAATGGAAGAATGTCGGTGTGCAACTTTCTAGGTTTAGATGAGGGGCTGTCTTGCGGCTTTCGCTTTATGTGGCAAATTGATGACGTTTCATTCAATTGGAACTGGTGGGACCAATTTTGTGTAGTTTGCATTGATTAGCGTTTCTATCTTATGCAGTTTGTCTCCAAAATGTGCCCGATTATAGATCCTGACGGTCGTTGATCGCTCTGTACGCGAGGTAAGTTTATAGTTTTGCTGCGCGAAAAATGAACAGCCTGTTCAAAAAATGTGCAACTTACTCACTTTGGCTGACCAATCGTTATTTTCTTGAGAAAGAATAGAGCAAAAGTAGTTCTAGAGATGCCGAGTAGTTAATCGTCAAATTTGACTTTACGTCTCACTCTTAGTCATGTTGGCATATTATTGATAATATGTAATTGATGGGGTTGTAGTATATTATCCTGCTTAACGCAGAATTATATTTGGAATTTGCATGAAAATTAGAGAATAGTTTTAGTTGTATCAAAAATATAGTCTCAATATTTTCATATATTACTTATTCCGTATAAATACTTATAATATTATTGCGGAGGTCACCTAGTGTATACGTTGGCCAGTCGAAGTAAAAATTGCAATAACGGGCTATATTTTGTCAGTCTCCTTGTGTAGATTATCAATTATCCAAGGTGAATTACCATAGAATTTATTGAGGATTTTGAAGGTGAGGGTACTCAAATCATGCGGCAAAATCGTTTTGCACCTATCCTTGGATAGTGTTCGGAGCATGCTGCTATGAGGCGGGTGCCTAAAGCTGCAAAATAACTAGTAGAGAATTGAAGGGGTACAAAAGTTATTTGGGGAATTCATGGACGCCCCGGGTGGGGAGCGGAAATGATGAGCTTTTGTAACTCTTCTAAGGTTTAACATACAAACCACCGGGCAAATGGAAATGAATAGTATTCCTAGTAGGCTTGATGTCGCTGCAGATATCGCTGGACCAATTCGTGAGGATGATGGGGACGGTCAACTGCTTGCGATTTCTGAGATGTCAGAGTTGTTTAGTGTAACTCTGCGTACACTTCGCTTTTATGAGGAGAAGGGGCTTCTTAACCCTGTACGCCGTGGTGCACGTCGCTTTTACAGAAGTCGTGACGTCAGCCGTATGCGGGTTATCTTGCAAGCGAAGAAAATCGGTCTCACACTCGCTGAGGTCCGTCGCATTATCAAACTCGTAGAGGGCACCAGCCCACGCGCTGATCAGCTGACAGAGCTGCAGGACATTTGTGGAGCGCAAGAACTGCTGCTTCATGAGCAAGAGCAGGCTTTGCAGGAGCAGATCGCAGAAGTGCGCGGTGTTTCTCAAGCACTCATCACGATGCTTGAAAAAGAAGCTGCATAAATCACAAGGTTTTGTGATGCTAAACCCGGCTCCATTGGTGCCGGGTTTTTTGTTGTCTTGGTGCAGAAAAAATTGGCGCTCAAACAAAAAGCGGAGCCTGAGGCCCCGCTTTGAATTTTTCGTCTCCGCCTTGTAGTTTACTTTGCGGCAGAGGCTTTGTGGTTCTCGATCATCTCGATAAAACGAGCGAAGAGGTAATGGCTGTCTTGCGGACCCGGTGAGGCTTCCGGGTGATGCTGTACCGAGAAAACCGGCGCATCTTTGACACGCAGGCCGCAGTTGGTGCCATCGAACAGGGATACGTGAGTTTCTTCCACGTTCTCTGGCAGGCTGCCTGCGTTTACGGAGAAGCCATGGTTCATGCTGGTGATCTCAACCTTGTTGGTTGTGTAGTCATGAACTGGATGGTTTGCGCCGTGGTGGCCCTGATGCATTTTCTGCGTCGTGCCGCCAAGAGCAAGCGCTAGCATCTGGTGGCCCAGACAAATACCAAAGACAGGTAGACCTGAAGCCACAAGTGCGCGGATTGTTGGAACCGCATACTCACCCGTTGCTGCTGGATCGCCCGGTCCGTTGGACAGGAAGACACCATCCGGTTTGTGAGAGAGGATTTCCTCAGCTGAGGTGGTTGCTGGAACAACAGTCACGCGGCAACCAGCTTCAGCCAGTAGACGCAGAATGTTGCGCTTCACACCGAAGTCCATTGCAACAACATGATAGGCTGGCTGTGTTTGCTCGCCAAAGCCCTCTTGCCATGCCCATGTGGTTTCGTTCCAGTCGTAAGTCTTGGCAGTGCTGAGGCCTTTCGCCAGATCCATACCTTCCAGATCAGGAAGGTTGGCTGCTTCTGCTTTTAGGGCATCCACATCGAAATTGCCGTCCGGATCATGCGCGATGATCGCATTTTGCATGCCTTTGTCGCGAATGAAGGCCGTGAGCGCACGGGTATCAACGCCGGACAGACCAACAATATTGCAGGCCTTGAGCCATTCATCGAAGTGATTTCCGGACCGATAGTTGGAGGGAGTGGTGATGTCAGTGCGTATAATTGCACCGCGTGCACCGGTCGTTCCTTCCATATCTACAGTTTCGATATCATCTAGGTTGGTACCGACGTTGCCAATATGCGGGAAGGTGAAAGTGATGATCTGTCCTGCATAGGATGGATCTGTGAGAATCTCTTCATACCCGGTCATAGCCGTATTGAAGCAGACTTCGCCTGACGCTTTTCCAAGGGCTCCAACGCCTCGTCCTTCGATGACAGTGCCATCGGCGAGAACGAGGAGGGCGGTAGGTTTTGGCGCAGACCACGCGTCTTGAGCTTTCATCACTTGCTTTCTTGATACGGTTGATGACAATATGCGTCCATCTGAAACGCGGCCTAAGGACTTGACTTTGGCGCGTCACAGTCGCATCAAGGCCGGGACCATAGGAGAACGGTTCTCTCTGGTCAATATCACTCGTGTAGAAATAATACTGCGAGAATTACGGGAAATTAGCCTAAATCATAAGGACGAGGTCTATTTGTTTGTCTTATAGAGCCTCTTTTTGAGTTTCCGCGTCAGGGTTCCTTTAGTATGTTGCGAGACAAGATATCCAATGCGCTGAAAGCAGCGCAGGAAGACAAAAGCAAAAGACGTGCAGCCACGTTACGCTTGATTTCAGCGGCCATCATGGACCGCGATATCGCAGCGCGTGAGCAAGGCCGTGATGGTTTGAGCGATGAAGAGCTCATGACCCTTTTGCAGACCATGCTTGGTCAACGTGAACAAGAGGGCGCTCATTGCGAAGCTTGTGGCAAAATAGAACTTGCTGCACAGGAACGCGATGAAGCGGATATGATCCGCGAATTCTTGCCATCCCAGCTCTCTGAATACGAAATGAAGCTTGTTTGTCAGACAGTTGTGGAATGTGTTGAAGCTCGAGGTCTGCGCGATATGGGGCGTTGCATGGCCGAGTTGAAAGTGCGTTATCCGGGTCAGATGGACTTTGCCAAAGCCAGCTGCCTGGTGAAACAGATGTTACGCGCTCCACAATAACAAGTGGATTCTGGAGTGCTTTATGACTGCCGTGTCTTGTGAGATGCGGCTTTTCTTTTTTCTTCTGTCAAACAGAAGCTGACATCCAATAATTGGCGGATTTGCTGGCTATTGTGGCCATCCGCCGCTAGAATCCCTCAGCTCGGCTGCTTTCAGGTCAACTTGGAATTTGGACTACCATGCGTTTCGATCAGCAATTTCTTGAGGACATCCGCAATCGCGTCTCTTTGTCAGACGTGGTGGGGCGGCGTGTAACCTGGGATCGGCGTAAATCGCAACCCGGAAAAGGTGACTTTTGGGCCTGCTGTCCCTTCCACTCAGAGAAGTCCCCGAGCTTCCACGTTGATGAGCGCCGGAACCGCTACAAGTGCTTTGGCTGTGGTGAAAGTGGAGATCATTTCAAGTTTCTAATGGAAACTGAGGGCCTAAGTTTTCCAGAGGCTGTTGAAGAATTAGCTAGTTCGGCGGGAATCAGCCTGCCTGCGCCGGATCCTCAGGCGGCATTTAAGGCTGCAAAACGGAACTCCCTGACGGATATCTGTGAGATGGCGGTGCGCTATTTCCAGCAGGTGCTCCAGTCTCCAGCGGGGCGATCTGCGCAGGAGTATGTGCAGCGTCGTGGCCTGAGCGCTGAAACATTGAGTGAGTTTCAGTTCGGGTTTGCGCCTCCGGGCCGTGATAACCTCAAGACAGCACTTCTGGCCAAGGATGTTACTGAGGCTGAGTTGGTTGAGGTTGGTCTGCTCATCAAGCCAGAGGACGGTCGGCCATCTTATGACCGGTTCCGCAATCGTCTGATGATCCCGATTCATGATGAGCGGGGCAGGGCAGTGGCGTTCGGTGGGCGTACGATGGACCCTGATGGGCAACCCAAGTACCTGAACTCACCTGAAACACCGATCTTCCACAAAGGAACCATGCTGTTTAACGTCCACCGTGCTCGTAAACCTGCGTTTGATGCAGGGCAGGCGATTGTGGTGGAAGGCTATATGGATGCCATCGCCCTTTCGCAGGTTGGTATCAAAGGGACGGTTGCGAGCCTTGGGACTGCCTTTACCGAAGACCAAATTTTGCGGTTGTGGAAGTTTTCCGATGAGCCCGTGATTTGTTTTGATGGGGATGTGGCCGGTATTTCTGCTGCACACCGTGCGGTGGACCGTATTTTGCCAGCGCTGACAAGTGGTAAATCCTTCCAGTTTGCGTTTTTGCCAGACGGGCAAGATCCAGATGATGTGATTAATGCAGGCGGCGTCTCTGCCATGTATGCCGAGATTGAGCGGGCGCTTCCTCTCTCG
The window above is part of the Pseudovibrio sp. Tun.PSC04-5.I4 genome. Proteins encoded here:
- a CDS encoding helix-turn-helix transcriptional regulator, whose translation is MKPSQFRAWRKALGYKQKEAAEHLGLKKRMIQYYENGNRDGKPVEIPKSVRLACYALSKGISDFNGQEAVMTTTLAEETPPKS
- a CDS encoding MerR family transcriptional regulator, which produces MNSIPSRLDVAADIAGPIREDDGDGQLLAISEMSELFSVTLRTLRFYEEKGLLNPVRRGARRFYRSRDVSRMRVILQAKKIGLTLAEVRRIIKLVEGTSPRADQLTELQDICGAQELLLHEQEQALQEQIAEVRGVSQALITMLEKEAA
- the carA gene encoding glutamine-hydrolyzing carbamoyl-phosphate synthase small subunit — protein: MKAQDAWSAPKPTALLVLADGTVIEGRGVGALGKASGEVCFNTAMTGYEEILTDPSYAGQIITFTFPHIGNVGTNLDDIETVDMEGTTGARGAIIRTDITTPSNYRSGNHFDEWLKACNIVGLSGVDTRALTAFIRDKGMQNAIIAHDPDGNFDVDALKAEAANLPDLEGMDLAKGLSTAKTYDWNETTWAWQEGFGEQTQPAYHVVAMDFGVKRNILRLLAEAGCRVTVVPATTSAEEILSHKPDGVFLSNGPGDPAATGEYAVPTIRALVASGLPVFGICLGHQMLALALGGTTQKMHQGHHGANHPVHDYTTNKVEITSMNHGFSVNAGSLPENVEETHVSLFDGTNCGLRVKDAPVFSVQHHPEASPGPQDSHYLFARFIEMIENHKASAAK
- a CDS encoding GatB/YqeY domain-containing protein, whose amino-acid sequence is MLRDKISNALKAAQEDKSKRRAATLRLISAAIMDRDIAAREQGRDGLSDEELMTLLQTMLGQREQEGAHCEACGKIELAAQERDEADMIREFLPSQLSEYEMKLVCQTVVECVEARGLRDMGRCMAELKVRYPGQMDFAKASCLVKQMLRAPQ
- the dnaG gene encoding DNA primase — its product is MRFDQQFLEDIRNRVSLSDVVGRRVTWDRRKSQPGKGDFWACCPFHSEKSPSFHVDERRNRYKCFGCGESGDHFKFLMETEGLSFPEAVEELASSAGISLPAPDPQAAFKAAKRNSLTDICEMAVRYFQQVLQSPAGRSAQEYVQRRGLSAETLSEFQFGFAPPGRDNLKTALLAKDVTEAELVEVGLLIKPEDGRPSYDRFRNRLMIPIHDERGRAVAFGGRTMDPDGQPKYLNSPETPIFHKGTMLFNVHRARKPAFDAGQAIVVEGYMDAIALSQVGIKGTVASLGTAFTEDQILRLWKFSDEPVICFDGDVAGISAAHRAVDRILPALTSGKSFQFAFLPDGQDPDDVINAGGVSAMYAEIERALPLSEVVWQRETSQARIDTPERKAALEKAVEDLVGTIKDERIQKRYRMDLRLKLSNLFYEESRRNRGPAQKGGGGGGWRNNKQGGDEDRASTARMEAPDTPAYGVERSFCTMCLMFPELFERHFERISQLTYSNELHSMFMTALVRIATDLAEGTVTQIYNKLDERFYKILQEAIVSSRPDEDSSKASTLQRWDTLTNRLQILKEDPPEDFVEHLFLNYADMLELRMLEMELEHETRAMEENLTEESWSRFQALKQDLTRRREDCLRDEQELAERGTKMKLNKAAMRG